From a single Aminobacterium mobile DSM 12262 genomic region:
- a CDS encoding ferredoxin, whose amino-acid sequence MKATIDKEGCISCGLCASICPQVFRMGEDGRAEVYVDPIPESVEDAAMEARDNCPVSVITIK is encoded by the coding sequence ATGAAAGCAACTATAGATAAAGAAGGTTGTATTTCCTGCGGATTATGCGCATCGATTTGTCCACAGGTATTTCGTATGGGTGAAGATGGTCGCGCCGAGGTTTATGTAGACCCTATTCCTGAATCTGTGGAAGATGCGGCAATGGAAGCACGAGATAATTGCCCTGTCTCTGTTATTACTATAAAATGA
- the hcp gene encoding hydroxylamine reductase, with protein MGMFCYQCQETAKNTGCTIKGICGKNEEVAKLQDLLIYTLKGISDIVIKGKVDISEIDVTNYEVLSSLFMTITNANFDDVSIEKQITKVLTLRDALKKSSSVSNLHDAASFTVNSRESMLKKANFVNVLATENEDIRSLREMITYGLKGMAAYAEHAKNIGKEDLGINHFIYEALAATLDDSLTADDLVDLTLKTGEYGVKVMALLDEANTTRFGNPEITKVNIGVRKNPAILISGHDLTDLEQLLEQTKGTGVDVYTHGEMLPAHYYPAFKKYDNFAGNYGNAWWKQIDEFGPFHGPILFTTNCIVPPRSEEIRRRIFTTGSTGFPGCKHIKPDENGKKDFSEIIALAKTLPAPEEIETGNIVGGFAHNQVIALADKIVDAVKSGAIKRFFVMAGCDGRMKSREYYTEFAKKLPEDTVILTAGCAKYRYNKLDLGDIGGIPRVLDAGQCNDSYSLAVIALKFKDVFGLDDINKLPIAYNIAWYEQKAVIVLLALLYLGVRNIHLGPTLPGFLSPNVAKVLVEKFGIAGIGTVDDDIKLFMNA; from the coding sequence ATGGGTATGTTTTGTTATCAGTGTCAGGAAACAGCAAAAAATACCGGTTGTACAATTAAAGGTATATGTGGGAAGAATGAAGAAGTTGCAAAACTTCAGGATCTTCTTATTTACACACTCAAAGGAATTTCAGATATTGTTATAAAAGGAAAAGTCGATATAAGTGAAATTGATGTGACTAACTATGAGGTTCTCAGTAGTTTATTTATGACCATCACAAATGCGAATTTTGATGATGTTTCAATTGAAAAACAGATTACAAAAGTGCTCACTCTTAGAGATGCACTTAAAAAGTCTTCTTCTGTTAGTAATTTACATGATGCTGCAAGCTTTACTGTTAATTCAAGAGAGTCTATGCTTAAAAAAGCTAATTTCGTTAACGTATTGGCCACAGAGAATGAGGATATTCGTTCTTTGCGAGAAATGATAACGTATGGTCTTAAGGGTATGGCAGCTTACGCTGAGCATGCAAAAAATATAGGCAAAGAGGATCTTGGTATTAATCATTTTATTTACGAGGCACTCGCAGCGACCTTAGACGATTCTCTTACAGCAGATGATTTGGTAGATCTGACACTTAAAACTGGTGAATATGGCGTGAAGGTTATGGCTCTTCTTGATGAGGCGAATACTACCAGATTCGGAAATCCAGAAATCACAAAAGTTAATATTGGTGTTAGAAAGAACCCTGCTATACTCATTTCCGGACATGATTTGACTGATTTAGAACAGTTATTGGAACAGACCAAGGGAACTGGTGTTGATGTATATACACATGGAGAGATGTTACCTGCTCATTACTATCCAGCTTTTAAAAAATACGATAATTTTGCGGGCAACTATGGCAATGCCTGGTGGAAGCAAATTGATGAATTTGGCCCCTTCCATGGCCCTATCCTGTTTACCACTAACTGCATTGTTCCGCCCAGAAGTGAAGAGATCAGACGTAGAATTTTTACTACAGGGTCTACAGGTTTCCCTGGTTGCAAACATATTAAGCCCGATGAAAATGGGAAAAAGGACTTCTCTGAAATTATCGCACTTGCTAAAACACTTCCCGCACCTGAAGAAATAGAGACGGGGAATATTGTTGGCGGCTTTGCTCATAATCAGGTAATTGCTCTAGCAGATAAAATTGTTGATGCTGTTAAATCCGGGGCGATTAAAAGGTTCTTTGTCATGGCCGGTTGCGATGGGCGCATGAAATCAAGGGAGTATTACACAGAATTTGCCAAAAAGCTACCGGAGGATACCGTCATTCTCACTGCTGGCTGTGCAAAATATCGGTATAATAAACTGGATCTTGGCGATATTGGCGGGATTCCGAGAGTGCTTGATGCCGGGCAATGTAACGACTCTTATTCATTGGCGGTTATTGCTCTGAAGTTCAAGGATGTGTTTGGCCTTGATGACATCAACAAACTTCCAATCGCCTATAATATTGCCTGGTACGAACAGAAGGCTGTCATTGTGCTTCTTGCGTTATTGTATTTGGGCGTGAGAAATATTCACCTTGGTCCTACGCTGCCAGGGTTTTTATCACCTAATGTGGCAAAAGTTTTAGTTGAAAAATTTGGAATTGCGGGCATAGGAACAGTTGACGATGATATAAAACTGTTCATGAATGCTTAA
- a CDS encoding Crp/Fnr family transcriptional regulator, translated as MEKYLDVLKTANLFRDIDESDLLRLLSCLSAKSNHYEKGQTVFFSGESIEQFGIVLSGQVQIIQDDYYGNRSILAKIDTGGLFGESFACAKINTLPVSVIATTGSELLFIGCHKLASPCGKACGFHGKLIQNMLDIVSMKNIFLTQKIEITSKRTTREKLLAYLSAEAKKSGSSRFSIPFNRQELADYLSVERSAMSAELSKLRDDGILFFHKNQFKLL; from the coding sequence ATGGAGAAATATTTGGATGTACTAAAAACAGCAAATTTATTCAGAGACATAGACGAATCAGATCTGCTTCGTCTTTTGTCGTGTCTATCTGCAAAGTCAAATCATTACGAAAAAGGCCAAACTGTATTTTTCAGTGGAGAGAGCATCGAGCAATTCGGTATCGTTTTGTCGGGGCAAGTTCAGATCATTCAAGATGACTATTATGGGAACAGAAGTATTCTTGCAAAAATTGACACAGGGGGTCTGTTTGGGGAATCCTTTGCCTGTGCGAAAATAAACACGCTTCCAGTGAGTGTAATCGCGACAACAGGAAGCGAGCTTCTCTTTATCGGCTGTCACAAACTTGCTTCCCCGTGCGGCAAGGCATGCGGCTTTCATGGCAAGCTTATTCAAAACATGCTGGATATCGTATCAATGAAAAATATATTTTTGACTCAAAAAATCGAAATCACCTCGAAACGTACCACCCGTGAAAAGCTTTTGGCCTATCTTTCGGCTGAAGCGAAGAAATCGGGGAGCAGCCGTTTTTCGATTCCATTTAACCGTCAGGAACTTGCAGACTATCTTTCCGTCGAACGCAGCGCCATGTCAGCAGAACTTTCAAAACTTAGAGATGATGGTATTCTATTTTTTCACAAAAACCAGTTCAAATTATTATAG
- a CDS encoding lipopolysaccharide biosynthesis protein has translation MFGLHRNLPSNQSMFFQSSLFKDMWILTLGNSIGQIALLAVMPFASRLYSPSDYGALALYTSVLLTGVSLAGLAYHQAIPVPSKDGDGTALLILSLFIEILLIGTVSGVVWIGTRFVPPLAFLGTFPISFWLFPLGILWAGIYKILISWCTRAGRFTELALSKGVQGIGSAFVTVAMGMAGFRPLGLIAGYIVSQSLGVVYILQKTISFRQVQAASPLRLLHVAKKYRRFPLYNTWSDLMNTLSSQLTPIILASLYDPRTTGFFALSFQVINLPMQFIGMAIQQVFFQKASQAYYHNSLDELTRSTFALLVRIGFLPFLYLTLVGPELFAFLFGERWHMAGIYTQWMSPWLFTVFCVAPLYSILYILERQKQNTLFQAFILLSRVGALYFGAWCGGALWSIALFGGVGLVLWIFLLTWIMCLSGNIPTAAAEILFREAKRCAPVVVALLIVKFSFQSYGVITLLSLLCVAAFAFHSFERKEHSLKT, from the coding sequence ATGTTTGGCTTGCACCGCAATTTGCCATCGAACCAATCAATGTTTTTCCAATCATCTCTTTTTAAAGATATGTGGATTTTGACACTGGGAAATTCAATAGGCCAGATAGCTTTGCTCGCAGTGATGCCTTTTGCATCCAGGCTTTATTCCCCTTCAGATTATGGTGCGTTAGCCCTCTATACGTCGGTGCTGCTTACTGGCGTAAGTCTTGCGGGGCTGGCGTATCATCAGGCTATACCTGTCCCCTCTAAAGATGGCGATGGCACTGCGCTTCTGATACTAAGCCTTTTCATTGAAATTCTTCTGATCGGTACGGTAAGTGGTGTTGTTTGGATAGGAACACGTTTTGTTCCACCTCTTGCCTTTCTGGGGACCTTCCCCATAAGCTTTTGGCTTTTTCCCCTCGGAATTCTCTGGGCAGGTATTTATAAAATACTCATAAGCTGGTGTACTCGAGCAGGGCGTTTCACAGAACTCGCCCTATCAAAAGGAGTTCAGGGAATAGGGAGTGCTTTTGTAACAGTGGCCATGGGAATGGCTGGTTTTCGTCCCCTCGGGCTTATTGCAGGGTATATAGTGAGCCAGAGCTTGGGAGTCGTGTATATTCTTCAAAAAACCATTTCCTTTCGTCAGGTTCAAGCAGCTTCCCCTTTGCGTCTTCTGCATGTGGCAAAAAAGTATCGCCGATTTCCTCTCTACAACACGTGGTCAGATCTTATGAACACCTTAAGTAGTCAGTTAACACCTATTATTCTCGCTTCTCTCTATGACCCTCGCACCACTGGTTTTTTTGCGCTTTCTTTTCAGGTTATCAACCTTCCTATGCAGTTTATTGGCATGGCTATTCAACAAGTGTTCTTTCAAAAAGCCAGTCAGGCTTACTACCATAACTCCCTTGATGAACTGACACGATCAACTTTCGCTCTCTTGGTTAGGATAGGTTTTTTGCCTTTCCTTTATCTCACCTTAGTGGGGCCAGAGCTTTTTGCGTTCTTATTTGGAGAGCGATGGCATATGGCAGGTATTTATACACAATGGATGTCTCCCTGGCTTTTTACAGTTTTCTGTGTGGCTCCTCTCTATTCCATCCTTTATATTCTGGAAAGACAAAAGCAAAATACTCTCTTTCAAGCCTTTATCCTTCTATCTCGTGTTGGAGCACTCTACTTTGGAGCATGGTGTGGGGGGGCGTTATGGTCCATTGCCCTTTTTGGAGGCGTAGGCCTCGTTTTGTGGATTTTTCTTTTAACATGGATCATGTGCCTGAGTGGCAATATTCCAACAGCGGCAGCAGAAATACTCTTTCGTGAAGCAAAAAGGTGCGCACCTGTAGTTGTAGCCCTTCTTATAGTCAAATTTTCATTTCAATCTTACGGCGTCATAACTCTTCTTTCGTTACTCTGCGTGGCGGCCTTTGCATTTCATAGTTTCGAAAGAAAAGAACACTCCTTAAAAACGTAG
- a CDS encoding cob(I)yrinic acid a,c-diamide adenosyltransferase yields MSKVWITTKSGDFGETSLGNGKRVPKDDLRVEVYGTLDECQAHVGMARAFCELKEIYDTLYWMEEQLGLLMGYISLYPGLSCPDVNALEEIVEKVGTITGQKFRFIRPGDSKTGAALHVARTVARRAERVALKLYRTKELPLEGYTYINRLSDAIYALSLWYDHAIRNEESL; encoded by the coding sequence ATGTCGAAGGTGTGGATCACTACAAAAAGTGGGGATTTTGGAGAAACAAGTTTGGGGAACGGTAAGCGAGTCCCTAAAGATGATTTGAGAGTGGAAGTATACGGCACTCTTGATGAATGCCAGGCCCATGTCGGCATGGCGAGGGCTTTTTGTGAGCTTAAGGAAATTTATGATACTTTATATTGGATGGAAGAGCAATTAGGGCTTTTGATGGGGTATATTTCCCTCTATCCTGGACTCTCTTGCCCGGATGTAAACGCTCTAGAGGAAATAGTGGAAAAGGTGGGAACCATAACAGGTCAAAAATTTCGTTTCATACGCCCCGGCGATTCTAAAACAGGTGCCGCTTTACATGTAGCGCGGACTGTGGCAAGAAGAGCAGAACGCGTGGCTCTTAAGCTATATCGTACAAAAGAACTTCCTCTAGAAGGCTATACGTATATCAACCGTCTCTCTGATGCTATATATGCCCTTTCTTTATGGTATGACCACGCAATAAGGAATGAAGAATCCCTTTAA
- a CDS encoding GntR family transcriptional regulator, with product MNQQPLTPATNQGLRQIVYEKLKEAIVSGAFKPGAKLSEIELAEQLAVSRTPVREAIRQLSQTGLITLTPRRGAYVTLPSLKDAADLYVLRQALEVIAIENVCQNPPKKELKLFREIFGGMTSATPHEEYLSEDRRFHLFLYEASGNIYLHKTLNNIVDLINLCRPYSMRSEPTVMSLFLKGHLAIIDAVLAHNCEKAKEEMAHHIEDTKVSLLSFLKQNPGDFTGE from the coding sequence ATGAACCAACAACCACTAACCCCGGCTACCAACCAGGGGTTGAGGCAGATTGTCTACGAAAAATTAAAAGAAGCCATTGTTAGCGGAGCTTTTAAACCTGGGGCAAAGTTATCTGAAATCGAGCTAGCGGAGCAGTTGGCTGTTTCGCGGACTCCTGTCCGCGAGGCCATACGACAGCTAAGCCAGACAGGGCTTATTACTTTAACCCCCCGTAGAGGTGCCTATGTAACGCTCCCCTCCCTTAAGGATGCGGCGGATCTTTACGTGCTGCGACAAGCTCTGGAAGTAATAGCTATTGAAAATGTCTGTCAGAATCCACCTAAGAAAGAACTTAAACTTTTTAGAGAGATTTTTGGCGGAATGACAAGCGCCACTCCCCACGAAGAATATCTTTCTGAAGATCGGCGTTTCCACCTTTTTCTTTATGAAGCAAGTGGGAATATTTATCTTCATAAAACCCTTAACAACATAGTAGATCTCATCAACTTATGTCGTCCCTACTCTATGCGATCTGAACCCACAGTCATGAGCCTCTTCTTAAAAGGGCACCTTGCTATTATTGATGCCGTGCTGGCACACAACTGTGAGAAAGCAAAAGAAGAAATGGCTCATCATATTGAAGACACGAAAGTCAGTCTTCTTTCCTTCCTAAAGCAAAATCCTGGAGATTTCACCGGCGAATAG
- a CDS encoding replication-associated recombination protein A encodes MMKNTLWERPLADRMRPVTLDDFIGQEHLLGPGMPLRQLLEKGNVPSCILYGPPGVGKTTLVRLMATVTGRSLLEINAVSAKVSELRDLVEEAGNLKALGGFAAIAFVDEIYHFNKSQQNTLLPSVEKGDIILVGTTTENPWFEINKTLLSRLIVFQLNPLTEESLVHILSRSFSDKEKGLGMLNLTATEEVFHVLARLAGGDARQALTRLEILATSAATAGSQKLTLDHIERLVPSASIRFDAKADDHYAIISALIKSMRGSDPDAAVYWLSRLLEGGEDLRFICRRLLIFAAEDVGLADPQALQVAAAASYASDMTGMPEARIILSEAVLYLASAPKSNSAYMAVDNAMQSIRKGNLQEVPEHLKPGGKGYIYPHSDPRHWVPQKYVLKPQRFYFPGTLGKERSILERLKRFWRRFSSDKEE; translated from the coding sequence ATGATGAAGAACACTTTATGGGAACGGCCACTTGCTGATCGCATGCGCCCTGTTACACTCGATGATTTTATAGGGCAAGAGCATCTTCTTGGACCGGGGATGCCCTTGCGGCAGCTTTTAGAAAAGGGGAACGTGCCAAGTTGTATCTTGTACGGGCCTCCTGGTGTGGGAAAAACAACTCTTGTTCGTCTTATGGCTACAGTTACCGGAAGAAGCCTTCTCGAGATCAACGCTGTTTCTGCTAAAGTTTCGGAACTTCGTGATCTCGTAGAAGAAGCTGGTAATTTAAAGGCCTTGGGGGGATTTGCCGCTATTGCTTTTGTAGATGAAATTTATCATTTTAATAAGAGCCAGCAGAATACCCTTCTTCCCTCTGTGGAGAAGGGAGATATTATTCTTGTAGGAACTACGACAGAAAACCCATGGTTTGAGATCAATAAAACATTGCTTTCCCGTCTCATTGTTTTTCAATTGAACCCCTTAACAGAAGAGAGTTTGGTACACATCCTTTCTCGTTCTTTCTCTGATAAAGAGAAGGGGTTGGGAATGTTAAACCTCACCGCTACAGAAGAAGTTTTCCATGTTCTAGCTCGCCTTGCGGGAGGGGACGCCCGCCAGGCTCTGACTCGTCTTGAAATATTGGCGACTTCTGCGGCTACTGCCGGTTCTCAAAAGCTGACTCTCGACCATATTGAGCGCCTCGTTCCATCGGCATCCATTCGTTTTGATGCAAAGGCAGACGATCACTATGCTATTATCTCGGCTCTCATTAAAAGTATGCGAGGCTCTGACCCTGATGCAGCCGTCTATTGGCTGTCCCGCCTCTTAGAGGGAGGAGAGGACCTTCGTTTCATTTGTCGCCGCCTTTTGATTTTTGCTGCTGAGGATGTTGGATTAGCTGATCCTCAGGCATTGCAAGTAGCTGCCGCGGCTTCCTATGCTTCAGATATGACAGGAATGCCTGAGGCACGTATCATTCTTTCAGAAGCGGTTTTGTATCTTGCTTCCGCCCCAAAGAGCAACAGCGCATATATGGCTGTGGATAACGCCATGCAGTCCATTCGAAAAGGGAATCTTCAAGAAGTGCCTGAACACCTTAAACCTGGTGGGAAGGGATATATCTATCCTCACAGTGACCCGCGACATTGGGTTCCCCAGAAATATGTATTAAAGCCCCAACGTTTCTATTTTCCAGGTACTCTTGGTAAGGAACGAAGTATTTTAGAAAGGTTGAAACGTTTCTGGAGGCGTTTCTCCTCAGACAAAGAAGAATAG
- a CDS encoding HAD family hydrolase, with protein MNKIQPPHWHPVQCAGFILDWDGVLADTKLDFSEIRSKYFQGRPVPLLEGMAMFSEKEKSELWHDIYELEMNGAEQATPVQYAMDFVEWLNQKSIPWVVVSRNCGDSIRLAAKKINFPLPDKVFCRDAGPVKPDPKALWLAAKELNLEAQQCAMVGDYVYDLVGARRAGMRALLVQRPQAEWRHWADAVFPTMKDLLEALQSPLPLIPWEYTSLVEQKGERWLIKAWLLSLQIPDDAPDIGSLCEEAARLGAGSLVISPSVSLSPAQWKNWPGLSPVYLGMEQGAVIREVLKKRFPLISIREGTDGVLLSGVPHLVEREMEALLK; from the coding sequence ATGAATAAAATTCAACCTCCACATTGGCATCCTGTCCAATGTGCAGGATTTATTCTTGATTGGGATGGAGTCTTAGCAGATACAAAGCTTGATTTTTCAGAGATACGATCAAAATATTTTCAAGGTCGTCCAGTTCCTCTCCTTGAAGGGATGGCCATGTTTTCAGAGAAAGAAAAGAGCGAACTTTGGCATGATATTTACGAGCTGGAGATGAACGGAGCAGAACAGGCTACACCTGTTCAATATGCTATGGATTTTGTAGAATGGCTTAATCAAAAGAGTATCCCGTGGGTAGTTGTTTCTCGAAATTGCGGAGATTCCATTCGTCTGGCAGCAAAAAAAATCAACTTTCCTCTCCCCGATAAAGTTTTTTGCAGAGACGCAGGGCCTGTGAAGCCGGATCCGAAAGCCTTATGGCTTGCAGCGAAAGAATTAAACTTGGAAGCTCAACAGTGTGCGATGGTCGGAGACTATGTTTACGATCTTGTCGGTGCTCGCAGAGCTGGAATGAGAGCCCTTTTAGTGCAGAGGCCACAAGCAGAGTGGCGACATTGGGCTGATGCCGTTTTTCCTACAATGAAAGATCTCCTGGAAGCCTTGCAATCTCCGTTGCCTCTCATTCCCTGGGAATATACATCGTTGGTGGAGCAAAAGGGAGAGAGATGGCTGATAAAAGCATGGCTCCTTTCACTTCAGATTCCTGACGATGCCCCTGATATCGGCTCTCTATGCGAGGAAGCTGCCCGTCTTGGCGCAGGTTCTCTCGTGATTTCTCCATCCGTTAGCTTATCTCCTGCCCAGTGGAAAAATTGGCCGGGTCTTTCGCCTGTCTATCTTGGCATGGAGCAGGGGGCTGTTATTCGGGAGGTTCTCAAAAAGAGGTTCCCCCTCATCTCTATCCGCGAAGGGACAGATGGTGTCCTTCTTTCTGGTGTGCCTCATCTCGTGGAAAGGGAGATGGAGGCACTCTTAAAATGA